The Corallococcus soli DNA window CGCCTGCCCCACCGGGAGGTGGGGCAAGGGGCGCGCATACATGCCCGAACACGGACCCCTAGTCAATCAGGGCGTCACACTGCTTGCAGAACCGCTTGGAGGCTTCTCCCTCCTTGCGGATGCCGACGCGGGTCGGCTTGTCACACTTGGCGCACACCACCTGGACGTTCGAGAGCGCGATGGTACCCGGCTTCTCGATGATGCCGCCCTCGGGGCTCTGCGGCGTCTTGCGCATGTGGCGCTTGACCAGGCGCAGGCCCTCGACCGTCACGCGGCCCGCCTCCCGGTCGACCTTCAGCACCTTGCCGCGCTTCGTCGCCGGCGTCTTCTCCGAGCGCTCGGACCCGGAGATGACCTGGATCGTGTCACCGACTTTCAGCTTCTGCATGGCTTCCTCACTCTGGCTGTTCGCCGTCCGGCCTGCGTCCTCTTAGAGGACCTCGGGCGCCAGCGAGATGATCTTCATGAACTTGCGGGCACGCAGCTCACGGGCCACCGGCCCAAAGATGCGCGTCCCGATGGGCTCCAGGTCCTTGTTGATGAGGACCGCCGAGTTGCCGTCGAACTTGATGTAGCTGCCATCCGCCCGACCCACCTCGCGACGGGTGCGGACGATGACGGCCTTGGCCACGTCACCCTTCTTCACCTTGGAGTTGGGCAGCGCCTCGCGGATCGACACGACAATGACGTCGCCGATGGAGGCGTACTTGCGCTTGGAGCCGCCGAGAACCTTGATGCAAAACACCTTCTTGGCGCCCGAGTTGTCGGCCACATCGAGCACACTCTGCATCTGAATCATGTGAAGTCTCCTCTTGCTCGAACCAGGCCGCCCGCTTCATGGCGTGCGGACCCGGTGTGGCCTACCTAGACGTTCTTGCTCTTCTCCAACACCTCGACCACGCGCCAACGCTTGTCCTTCGAAGCGGGCTTGGTCTCGGCGATGCGCACCCGGTCACCCTCGTTGATGGTGACCTTCTTCGGGTAGTCGTGATCCTCGACGTGCGCCTTGTACTTCTCGCGCAGGCTCATGATCTTCCCGTACTTCGGGTGGGGAGCCCGGCGCTGGACGGTGACGACCACCGTCTTCTGCATCTTGTTGGAGGTGACGATGCCCACGCGGGTCTTGGGGCGACCCCGGGTGGAGG harbors:
- the rplX gene encoding 50S ribosomal protein L24, with amino-acid sequence MQKLKVGDTIQVISGSERSEKTPATKRGKVLKVDREAGRVTVEGLRLVKRHMRKTPQSPEGGIIEKPGTIALSNVQVVCAKCDKPTRVGIRKEGEASKRFCKQCDALID
- the rplN gene encoding 50S ribosomal protein L14, whose translation is MIQMQSVLDVADNSGAKKVFCIKVLGGSKRKYASIGDVIVVSIREALPNSKVKKGDVAKAVIVRTRREVGRADGSYIKFDGNSAVLINKDLEPIGTRIFGPVARELRARKFMKIISLAPEVL
- the rpsQ gene encoding 30S ribosomal protein S17, translated to MRTNMAEATETPAAETSTRGRPKTRVGIVTSNKMQKTVVVTVQRRAPHPKYGKIMSLREKYKAHVEDHDYPKKVTINEGDRVRIAETKPASKDKRWRVVEVLEKSKNV